The following DNA comes from Mycolicibacterium aromaticivorans JS19b1 = JCM 16368.
GGTCGCGTTGCCCAGCGGTGTCATCCACAATGTCGCCGACAGCGACGAAGCGGTGCTCGACGACATCCGGCGCTACCTGTCTTACTTCCCTTCCAGCGCATGGTCGTATCCCCCGACCCGGATGTACGACGAGGAGGCCGGGCTTCGCTCCACTCCCGAGTTGCTCGACATCATCTCCCGCGACAACCGCAACATCTACGACATGCGCACTGTCCTCGACGTGGTCTTCGACGAGCCGGACTGGTTCGAGATCCAGCCGAAGTTCGGCCAGGCGATCATCTGCGCGCTCGCGCACCTGGGGGGCTATCCGGTTGCGGTCGTTGCCAATCAGCCGACCGAGCTGGCCGGTTCCATCGACTCCGACGCCGCCGACAAGGCAGCACATTTCATCATGGTCGCCGACTCGTTCCACGTGCCGATCGTGTTCCTGGCCGACAACCCCGGCATGCTGCCGGGCAGCCAGTCCGAGCGCAACGGTGTTTTGCGAAGCGGGGCAAGGATGTTCGCAGCCCAGACGGCGGCGACGACCTTGAAGCTGCATGTCACGCTGCGCAAAGCATTCGGATTCGGCTCGATGGTGATGTCGCTGCTGGGCTTCGACAATCAGGTGGCGACGTTCGCCTACCCAGGAGCCACGATGGGCGCGATGAGCGCGGCCGCGTTGAGCCGCGCCTCACACGCCGATGAGGACGTCACCGAGACTCTCAAGAGCATGGAACTCGAGGCCTCCTACCGTTCGGCGGGCAGTCTGGGCTTCGATGAACTGATCTCGCCTGAGGAGACGCGGAACTCGCTGATTCTGGCGTTGCAGCGCGGCATCTTCAGCCGTCAGGAAGTCGCCGAGCCGGTCAGCCGGACTGTCATCACGCCCTAGGGGTGGCGTTGCCGGTAGGCCGCGACCACCGGCTCCAACTCATCCGGTGTGGCGCCGTGCATGATCACCGCGTCGGCGCCGTAGTCGAACTCCTTGCGGATGCGGTCCACGCACTGTTCCGCCGACCCGGTGGCCGACGGTTCAAGCCACTCATCGGGAATCAGCGTCGCGATGTGCTCGATCTGCTCGGCTGTCGCCTTGTGGTCGATCCCGCCGCCCACCGACTGCACCACCGAGTCCGCGCGGAAGCGTTCCAGCACAGCGGGATCCCAGTCGTTCGTGCTGACCATCAGCTCGCCATAGCCCTGCAGGTAGGTGGCCAGCCGCGCGACGGTCTTCTTCAGCCGCAGCTCCTCGGGCAGGTGATCGCCGACGGTGGCGAAGCACGACCACACCCGCACACTGGCCGGATCACGACCGGCCTGCTCGGCGGCGTCCTTGACGGTCTTGACGCAGCGCGTCAACGTCTCCGGAGTGAAGTAGGTGTGCAGAATGACGTCATCGAACTCCCGGCCGCCGAGCTTCAGCGTCTCCGGGCCGAACGCCACCAAAGCCAGCCGGATGTCTTCGTTGAAGTCCGGATCCAGGAAGAGAACCGGGTATTTCCCCAACGGACCGTCGTGGTTGAAGATCAGCTCGCCGTGCCACAGCCGGCGCATCACCCGGGCGAAGTCTTCCATCTGCGCGGTGGTCACCGGAGGAATGCCGAACGCACCGTAAAGCGCCGCTATGCCGCGGCCGATGCCGAGCGTGAAGCGCCCACCGGAGAGCCGGTGCATGGTGGTCGCCCACGAGCCGGTGATCAGCGGGTGACGGGTGTTGTGATTGGTTGCCGCCGTAGCGATCTGCATCCGGCTGGTCACCGCGCATGCCGCCCCCACCAGCGAGGAGGCTTCCTTGACGTTCCACCGTTCGGAGATGAAGGCGGTGCCGAAGCCCAGCTCCTCGCCGCGGCGAGCCTCGTCCATCAGCGTCGCCGGTCCCTCGCCGCCTGCTCCCGCCAGCAGGTAGTAACCGAGCTCGTCGAGCACACGTTCAGAAGTCATGCCCAAACTCCCTGTTTGTAGCCGCAATTCCACACTTCGGTGATCCGGCCGTCGACGACGCGGAAGATCTCCATACTGCCTACATCGACCCGGGAGCCGTCCTTGAGCGTCATCGGCGACTGGTAGACGATCGCGACGTGTTCGGCGTCGTCACCGGCAACCACCAGGTTCAGATCGAAGCGGATCTCGTCGAACATCTCCAAGTGGTCGACGACGCGCTGGACCGCCTCGGCATGAGTGAGCACCACTGCCTCGCCGACCTCGTGCCGAATCACACTGTCGCCCAGCAGCTCCTCGGCGAGTGCGACATCCCGGTCGTTCCAGACCACCAGGTTGTACAGCTCGACGACCTCGCGTGCGGTGCGGCTCATCCGAACACCTCGAGCGCATCGATGTCGGCGATCGTCGCCAC
Coding sequences within:
- a CDS encoding TIGR03857 family LLM class F420-dependent oxidoreductase, with the translated sequence MTSERVLDELGYYLLAGAGGEGPATLMDEARRGEELGFGTAFISERWNVKEASSLVGAACAVTSRMQIATAATNHNTRHPLITGSWATTMHRLSGGRFTLGIGRGIAALYGAFGIPPVTTAQMEDFARVMRRLWHGELIFNHDGPLGKYPVLFLDPDFNEDIRLALVAFGPETLKLGGREFDDVILHTYFTPETLTRCVKTVKDAAEQAGRDPASVRVWSCFATVGDHLPEELRLKKTVARLATYLQGYGELMVSTNDWDPAVLERFRADSVVQSVGGGIDHKATAEQIEHIATLIPDEWLEPSATGSAEQCVDRIRKEFDYGADAVIMHGATPDELEPVVAAYRQRHP
- a CDS encoding ester cyclase, whose amino-acid sequence is MSRTAREVVELYNLVVWNDRDVALAEELLGDSVIRHEVGEAVVLTHAEAVQRVVDHLEMFDEIRFDLNLVVAGDDAEHVAIVYQSPMTLKDGSRVDVGSMEIFRVVDGRITEVWNCGYKQGVWA
- a CDS encoding acyl-CoA carboxylase subunit beta gives rise to the protein MSNAQDWQDTLHDLSRRRQHAHSMGGEERLAKHHGKGKLDARARIDHLLDPGTFQEFGTLVGGEIAADGLVAGAGRIDGTPVMVGAEDFTTLAGSIGPGGNAKRYRLAELALRNKIPLVMLLEGAGFRAAGGEHYGRTPTDLIAQARCSGKVPTISAVLGPSAGHGALVAPVCDFSIMSDQGAIFTAGPPVVKEATGEDISKEELGGPTVALPSGVIHNVADSDEAVLDDIRRYLSYFPSSAWSYPPTRMYDEEAGLRSTPELLDIISRDNRNIYDMRTVLDVVFDEPDWFEIQPKFGQAIICALAHLGGYPVAVVANQPTELAGSIDSDAADKAAHFIMVADSFHVPIVFLADNPGMLPGSQSERNGVLRSGARMFAAQTAATTLKLHVTLRKAFGFGSMVMSLLGFDNQVATFAYPGATMGAMSAAALSRASHADEDVTETLKSMELEASYRSAGSLGFDELISPEETRNSLILALQRGIFSRQEVAEPVSRTVITP